GTGTGGCTTGATCTTCCTTTGGCACAGTATTGACTGCGGCCAAGATTTCTTCACATCCCTTTTTTGCCGCAAGAATATACTTTTTTAATTCTTTTTGTGCCCTTTGATTCGATAGAATAAGGAGCTGGTAACTCCTTTGTAAGCGTCTTTGCTCCTCCTCATATTGACGAAACCCAATATAGATTTCCTCAATTTCTCTGCCAATACGCTCATATTTTTTTGTCTCATCTTCTCTGCTTTTTTTCCACCAAAAAAATTTGCTCTCTTCTTTTTTGTTGATTTCACCCATTACCTTTTCCAATCTCTCCAAAAAATCATCTGGGTTACTCTCATTGGCGTTTGAGAGCATTTGCACAACTTTTTCGGTCTCTTCAGCTAAGTGCTGTGCTGGCTCCTTGCCAAACTCAATAATGCTTCTCGTGTCAAATACATAAATTTTTGATGTCAATGCTTCAATCTCTGCATAATTTTCTTCCAAATATTTTCTCCCTTCTCCATATCCGCAAAGGAAAGGTCATACATATATTCTCCAATCACACATTCTTCAAGCAATGGCTTCGTGTAGTACTTTTCTACACTTTGATATCCTGTTGGGACATAACAGAGCACATCAAAGCCCAAGAGACTTAAAAACAGTAAAATTATCGCATCTTCTATTGGTGGAACTTTATCATCGGTCTTAACATAGACCAGTTTTGGATTTTTTCCAACAAAATCCATCTTTTGAATCATTCGAAGTAATTCTTGATCTAAACTAAGTAACACCCGAACAATTTGTCCTGTGACATCCATTCCCGACAAAGATTTGATCATCTTTTGAGCAATCATCATCTCAACTTTATCCAAAATATGTTCCTGCAAATTTTCTCGCAACATTCCATAGTGATAATGAACATTGCTTTGAATAATCTTTCGGTCTAGCTTCCCATTCTTTACAAAAATTTGCAAAAGTCCAGAATGAATTTCATCACTGACCTTCCACAAGCCCTTCCGTCCATCAACAATCCATGTATTTTCTGTTCGAAGATTGCGAATTTCTTCCCAATATCGCTCCACATCTGCTTCCATTACCCCAGAAATTTTTGAAAAAATGACTGGCATACGAATGCTTTGATCATCTCCATAAAAATAGGGACGATGACGCTCGTCCACATTCCAAAGTTCAAGAATTTCTTGATGGACAGACTTTAAAATGACAGAAGATGCCTTCTGCACCTGTTCTTTATCATAGAGTTCACTTCCCTGATAGAGAAGCGTCTTTGCCTCTTCCTTGGCGTGATAGGCCGTGGTTGCCATTTGCATCACGCCCTCTTCAGAAGGAAAATGGGGCATTTCCAGTCTTTCATCCTCCTCAATAACAAAGATAATGTCGTCATTTATGCGTCCCCTATGATGATTTGGATCGAGTACTAACACATCGACTGGAATTCTCGCAAGAAGTTTACAAAAGTCAATGTCCAGTGCATCGTCACAGCCATTAAAAAAAATCACACAGCCCATCTTCTCAGAAAACAGGGTATCTTGGTATCTCTCTAGCCACACCAATAGGCTGACAGCATAATTTTTTAGTTTCCCAAATGGCCAATTTTTCTTTTCTTGCATTTGCTCTGCCAATGCTCGCTCCGTAATTCCTTGAAGCTCTGCATTTTGAATAAATCGAAGCCCTCTTTGCACATCCTTCCACAAAGATGAGACATCCCTTCCCTCAAAGACAAACTTTTCAATTTCTTCTGGGCGTGGTCTCTGCATTCGACCTTCAATCACAATCACTGGGCGATTGACTTTTTTTAGATTTTGATCAAACTTGAGTAAATCATTAGGATAACTGACCTTGCTATAAACCCCCATAACCTGAAAGAAAGCATTATAAAATAATCGCTCATCCGTTCCTCTCTCCCTTGGATCTTTTAAAATATCCACAAAGGGATCGGGCAAAATCCATGTATTGGTCGCATTGACCTTAATAATTTTTGTGTTTTGTAGATCTTCAAAGGCCAATTTTTCAATAATTTCCTTGCAGGCATGTTCATCTTCCACATAAAAGACATCGCAACCGGCACTGGATAAAATTTGTAAAAGGTCAATGACGGTTTGACTTTGCCTGCCAAGGCAAAGAATGGTGACATTGGCATTGAGAGCAGTTTTTAGTGGTCCATTGAGCCAGCACAACCACTTAATATAGCGATTTTTTGCTATACTCTCTCCCTTCACTCCCTTTAAAAACTCTGTTCGTGCATTAAGAGCCTTCTCAAGGTCACTTCTTAATTTTATCCCTTGAATTGCATTTTGCACACTCTGCACCTGTTCCTGTGTTGGATTTTGCAAGGGATCCTTGATCCATACCCCCGAT
This region of Lachnospiraceae bacterium oral taxon 096 genomic DNA includes:
- a CDS encoding toxic anion resistance protein, with the translated sequence MEENYAEIEALTSKIYVFDTRSIIEFGKEPAQHLAEETEKVVQMLSNANESNPDDFLERLEKVMGEINKKEESKFFWWKKSREDETKKYERIGREIEEIYIGFRQYEEEQRRLQRSYQLLILSNQRAQKELKKYILAAKKGCEEILAAVNTVPKEDQATLYNAQNLLNRRIQDLQIGENLALQTIPMLEMMGYNSKNLVASIHSAFVVTLPVFKEELRRAIQQKRSRLEVDSGVIVNGIEKTRHIRETMQENQKKNLQKLEDIRRKNQ